Below is a window of Picosynechococcus sp. PCC 7002 DNA.
TATCTGTTCTCAAGGGCGAAGTCACCGAAGCAGAACAACGGGTCGCCAAACTACGCCAAGAATTTAACCGTCACTTCGATGCCTACGGGAGCCATCGACTAATGCAAGAGTACACCATAAAAGTCGATCCCAAACAACAGCGCATTATCTGGGTAGATCCGGCCCAGGCTCAAAATAGCGAAAATTAATTTTTCTAAGAGCTTGGCTATCAGCTAAGCATTTTCTCGAATTTTTTTAATGCTCTAAATCCGTAAACAAAAAAGGGAGTCATTATGGCTCCCTTTCGTGTATTTCTCTGAATTCAAATGCTTACAAGAGACTTAGAGTAGATCCCAAATCCTTTTCCTACATTAGGAAGCAAGGGATGCTGTGGGACGACGACGACGGCGCTGGGTTCTAACGGCAGTCTGTTCGCTGACCTGCATCAAAAAGACCACGAGGGGTTCCCCTTGTAATTCTCGACGGGCAAGGCGTTGTAGGGATGCTTCAATCTCTAGGCGAATGTCAGTCCAGTCAATGTCTTCGTTGCTGCGCTTGCCATGTTCTTTGTACTCTGCGAGGCGGTCTTCCAACACATTTTCGACATTCCGCTGGATTAACTGGTGGAGTAACTTATTGTTCGCTGCGGTAACCACACCCCGGAGATGAATTTCTGGTGGCGCAATTAGATTACCGTCTTGGGCGATCGCCACGGCCACCGTAATCACCCCTTCCTCGGCCAACTGTTGCCGTTCCTGGAGTACCGAATCATGGACAATACCAGAACGGTCTACTAATTCAATTCCCGAAGGCACTTTCCCGGTAACACCAATGGAATTTTCTGTGAGTTCCACAATGTCACCGTTATCGATAATCACAATATTTTCTTCCGGTACCCCCATCGATTGGGCCGTTTGGGCGTGCTTCACCAACATCCGGTGTTCCCCGTGGAACGGAATAAAGAACTTCGGCTTCGTCAAGGCCAACATCAACTTGTGATCATCTTGGGCGCCGTGACCAGAAACGTGGATTCCTTCCCCTTTACCGTAGATGACTTTCGCGCCGCGCATCATCAGACGATCAATGGTATTGACCACGGCGATCGTATTCCCAGGGATCGGATTGGCCGAAAAGACCACCGTATCCCCTTCCTTAATTTTGATGTGGCGGTGGGCATCGTGGGAGATCCGTGTCATGGCCGATAAGGTCTCACCTTGGGAGCCCGTTGTCAGGATCAAAACATCCTCATCCTTCATGCTTTTCAGCTGCCGCAGGGGAATAAACAGCTCATCCAAACATTTCATGTAGCCTAAATTGCGGGCATGGGAAATGACGTTTAGCATGGAACGGCCCACCACAGCCACCTTACGATTGTGTTTTTGCGCCAGTTCTAAAATAATGCTGACCCGGTGGACAGAAGAGGCAAAGGTCGTCACAAAGAGTCGTCCTTGGGCCTGACCAAAGATTCTGTCTAAATTCGGCTTCACTGAGGCTTCCGAAGGGGTGCGACCGGGAACTTCGGCGTTCGTCGAATCACTTAAAAGACAGAGAACACCTTTTTCGCCATGCTCAGCGAGCCGCTGAAAATCAAACTGTTCACCGTCAACAGGGGTAAAGTCTACTTTGAAGTCCCCTGTGTGAATGATCACCCCAATGGGCGTGTGGATCGCCACGGTAAAGCTATCGGCAATGGAGTGAGTATTGCGGATGTATTCTACGAGGAAATTTTTACCAATACGCACCATGTCCCGTGGCATGACGCTGTGGAGTTTGGTGCGATCGCTTACGCCTGCTTCATCTAGTTTGTCGGACAACAGAGACATAGCTAGGCGGGGGCCATAGATGACGGGAATATCAAACTGCTTGAGGTGATGGGAAATACCACCAATGTGATCTTCGTGGCCGTGGGTGACAATCATCCCCTTAATTTTGTGGCGGTTTTCCCGGAGATAGGTTGTGTCTGGCAGAACAATATTGACCCCATGCATCCCATCCGTCGGAAAGGCTAGGCCCGCATCGAGCAGCACGATTTCATCGTCATACTCAAAAACACAGGTGTTTTTACCAATTTCATGGAGACCACCCAGGGGAATAATTTTAATACTGTCCTGGGGGTTGAGATTTTCTGGCTTTGTCGTTTGTTTTTGGCTGGTGCGGGTTCTTCTACGGGTTGTGGGTTGGGGTTTGCTCTTGTTCATAAAACTCCTTAGATTTGCTTGTGGTTAAAACTAGAGAAAAGGTTGAAATAGAAAACTTTTAGGCTGGTATTTGAAGACCAACGGCTAGATATGACCAGCGAGCAACAGGGTGCTGGTAATTGGCGCAATACTGTTCAGTTGTCAAAAGCCGTGGCAGTGGGACGTTCGCCGAATGCTTCGTTTTAGAGGAGGGACAAATCCTTCAACACCTGGGTGAGTTGTTTTGTGCGATCAGGGCTGAGGGGACAGAGGGGCGGACGAAAGCTACCTAAACGCCATCCCTGAAGAATGAGAGCGGTTTTCACGGGGAGGGGGTTGGTATCACAGAATAGGACACGGAATAGGGGGAAAAGCTTCAAGTGGAGGGCGATCGCCTCTTGGGTACGGCCAGCAAGAAAGGCTTGGATCATCGCCTGCATCTGCGGCCCGACAAGGTGACTGGCCACGCTCACAACGCCCTGGGCTCCTACACTCATCAAAGGTAGAGTTAGACTATCATCCCCTGAGTAAATTTCAAAGGTAGAATCTACACCACAACGAATTTGGGCGGCCTGGTCGAGGTTACCGCTGGCTTCTTTGATGGCCACGATGTTGTCCACGGTGGCGAGGCGAATCACGGTTTCGGGCAACAGATTACAACTGGTGCGCCCCGGCACGTTGTAAAGCATCAATGGGATATCAGGGCAGGCCTCGGCGATCGCCTTGAAATGCTGATAAAGTCCTTCTTGGGGGGGCTTATTGTAATAGGGAACAACTTGCAGCGAACCGTCCAAGTTCAGTTTAGCGGCTTTTTGGGTGGCGGCGATCGCCTCACTGGTGGAATTAGAACCCGTACCCGCGATTACCTTAGCCCGTCCAGTGGCAGCATTTTGCACAGCCCGGAATAGCTCATACTCCTCATCCCAAGTCAGGGTGGGCGATTCTCCGGTGGTGCCGCAGACAACAAGGGCGTCACTCCCCTGGTCAATGAAATGGGCCGCTAATTTTTCCGCCATCGCGTAATCCACCTGCCCCTCTTCCGTAAAGGGGGTCACCATTGCGGTGATCACTCGACCAAATCTTGTACTTGTCATAAACGAATCGACACAACACACATAAATCTTACTGGACTAGACCGCCGTTGCGATCGCCGCTGGTTGGAGCCAATCTTTTTCCCAAAGCAGTTCCGCAATCTGGACGGCATTAAGGGCTGCTCCTTTCCGAATCTGATCGCCACAGAGCCACAATTCCAGGCCATTGTCTTGGGAAATATCCCGGCGAATACGACCCACCAGCACCGGATCTTTCCCCGTTGCATCCATGGGCATCGGGAAATAATTGTTTTCCCAATCCTCTACTACGGTAACACCAGGGGCCGTGGTGAGGATGTCTTTGGCTTGGGCTGGCTCGAAGGGCTGCGCAAACTCTAGGTTAACCGCTTCAGAATGGGCCCGCAGCACCGGCACCCGGACACAGGTAGCACTAATCCGCAGGTCAGGCGTCCCAAAGATCTTCCGGGTTTCGTTCACCATTTTCATCTCCTCTTGGCAATAGCCCGCGTCATCGATGGGGGTATTGTGGGGAAAAAGATTAAAGGCGAGGGGATAGGGGAAAGATTCTGTGGGGGGTTCTTCACCCGCCAAGATCGCCTGGGTTTGCTGCTTGA
It encodes the following:
- the dapA gene encoding 4-hydroxy-tetrahydrodipicolinate synthase, yielding MTSTRFGRVITAMVTPFTEEGQVDYAMAEKLAAHFIDQGSDALVVCGTTGESPTLTWDEEYELFRAVQNAATGRAKVIAGTGSNSTSEAIAATQKAAKLNLDGSLQVVPYYNKPPQEGLYQHFKAIAEACPDIPLMLYNVPGRTSCNLLPETVIRLATVDNIVAIKEASGNLDQAAQIRCGVDSTFEIYSGDDSLTLPLMSVGAQGVVSVASHLVGPQMQAMIQAFLAGRTQEAIALHLKLFPLFRVLFCDTNPLPVKTALILQGWRLGSFRPPLCPLSPDRTKQLTQVLKDLSLL
- a CDS encoding aspartate-semialdehyde dehydrogenase — encoded protein: MSKLVNVAILGATGAVGAELLQLLEERDFPLNNLKLLASPRSAGKTLTFKGQPITVEAVSPEAFEGIDIVLASAGGSTSKKWAKAIVEAGAVMIDNSSAFRMDPDVPLVVPEINPAAAQQHQGIIANPNCTTILMGVAIYPLHQVQPIQRIVVSTYQSASGAGARAMEEVKQQTQAILAGEEPPTESFPYPLAFNLFPHNTPIDDAGYCQEEMKMVNETRKIFGTPDLRISATCVRVPVLRAHSEAVNLEFAQPFEPAQAKDILTTAPGVTVVEDWENNYFPMPMDATGKDPVLVGRIRRDISQDNGLELWLCGDQIRKGAALNAVQIAELLWEKDWLQPAAIATAV
- a CDS encoding ribonuclease J: MNKSKPQPTTRRRTRTSQKQTTKPENLNPQDSIKIIPLGGLHEIGKNTCVFEYDDEIVLLDAGLAFPTDGMHGVNIVLPDTTYLRENRHKIKGMIVTHGHEDHIGGISHHLKQFDIPVIYGPRLAMSLLSDKLDEAGVSDRTKLHSVMPRDMVRIGKNFLVEYIRNTHSIADSFTVAIHTPIGVIIHTGDFKVDFTPVDGEQFDFQRLAEHGEKGVLCLLSDSTNAEVPGRTPSEASVKPNLDRIFGQAQGRLFVTTFASSVHRVSIILELAQKHNRKVAVVGRSMLNVISHARNLGYMKCLDELFIPLRQLKSMKDEDVLILTTGSQGETLSAMTRISHDAHRHIKIKEGDTVVFSANPIPGNTIAVVNTIDRLMMRGAKVIYGKGEGIHVSGHGAQDDHKLMLALTKPKFFIPFHGEHRMLVKHAQTAQSMGVPEENIVIIDNGDIVELTENSIGVTGKVPSGIELVDRSGIVHDSVLQERQQLAEEGVITVAVAIAQDGNLIAPPEIHLRGVVTAANNKLLHQLIQRNVENVLEDRLAEYKEHGKRSNEDIDWTDIRLEIEASLQRLARRELQGEPLVVFLMQVSEQTAVRTQRRRRRPTASLAS